A genomic segment from Pirellulales bacterium encodes:
- a CDS encoding alpha/beta hydrolase-fold protein: protein MKYFSLGLAALLVIGVCGKAGAAGEDDYYKLGPDSSPQEGVPKGKLVGPLKLPSEVFPGTSHTYWVYVPAQYDPTKPASLMIFNDGQAMVDMGEKASVRAPNVLDNLIFRRELPVMIAVFINPGHTPEQPEPTPKDWGDRNTNRPAEYNDLNDKYARAIVDELLPVLYKEYNLSRDPDQHGIAGASSGGIAAFTVAWERPEVFHKVITIVGSFTDLRGPGSGSSYADKVLASEKKPIRIFMQDGRNDHRGEGRNGGPYDQSRDWFYQNVRLAEALTKKGYDVNYAWGIGLHGQKQGGAILPDMLRWLWRDHAVSTDATDKLERSFNQAVSNDAAVPAQSADAKNDSAAAKTDVAAPNGK from the coding sequence ATGAAATATTTTTCGCTTGGCTTGGCGGCGTTGTTGGTGATTGGCGTGTGCGGAAAGGCAGGCGCGGCAGGGGAAGACGATTATTACAAGCTGGGACCCGATTCATCGCCGCAGGAAGGCGTGCCGAAGGGAAAACTGGTTGGGCCGCTAAAGCTTCCCAGCGAAGTGTTTCCCGGCACCAGCCACACGTACTGGGTGTATGTGCCAGCCCAATACGATCCGACGAAGCCGGCCAGTCTGATGATTTTTAACGACGGGCAGGCGATGGTCGACATGGGCGAAAAGGCCAGTGTTCGGGCGCCCAACGTGCTGGACAACTTGATTTTTCGGCGCGAGCTGCCGGTGATGATTGCCGTGTTCATCAATCCCGGCCACACGCCGGAGCAGCCCGAGCCCACGCCCAAAGATTGGGGAGACCGGAACACAAATCGCCCGGCCGAATATAACGATTTGAACGACAAATATGCGCGGGCGATTGTCGATGAACTACTGCCGGTGCTGTACAAGGAATACAACCTATCGCGCGATCCCGATCAGCACGGCATCGCCGGCGCCAGTTCCGGCGGCATTGCGGCATTCACCGTGGCCTGGGAGCGCCCGGAAGTGTTCCACAAAGTGATTACTATCGTGGGGAGCTTCACCGATTTGCGCGGTCCCGGCAGCGGCAGTAGTTATGCGGACAAGGTTTTGGCCAGCGAGAAAAAGCCGATTCGCATTTTTATGCAGGATGGCCGCAACGATCACCGAGGCGAGGGGCGCAATGGAGGCCCATACGATCAAAGCAGAGATTGGTTTTATCAAAATGTGCGGTTGGCCGAAGCGCTCACAAAAAAAGGGTACGACGTAAATTATGCCTGGGGCATTGGATTGCACGGGCAGAAACAAGGAGGCGCCATTTTGCCCGACATGCTGCGCTGGCTGTGGCGCGATCATGCGGTATCGACCGACGCCACCGACAAATTGGAACGGTCGTTCAATCAGGCCGTAAGCAATGACGCGGCAGTGCCTGCACAATCGGCCGATGCGAAAAATGATTCCGCTGCGGCGAAAACCGATGTGGCCGCTCCAAACGGAAAGTGA
- a CDS encoding DUF4129 domain-containing protein, with the protein MVRRFKPTLFDYMVIAINPALIMMLIGSLIYFLLEMFYQGQYPGRLHYCLTLFIFAAVLVSRISMEEGWDHAAPFGAALAIVICLAMHRFVSYDGSRFETIGWLINYGLIAIIWWCAIQLTWDCTLIDETQDASGEGLLQAVGLDRESRGDQAETDVAEKTNETAGSESTKPRPVVAPAEAEKKAHGQPTDRPFDDDMAWSTEKKPAKKPAKKSSDEKSWWDKFLERRRRPHAPGVWVVYFSLAALPIFGIGQVFIPTTNTGSRRYTFVLLCVYVATGLGLLMTTSFLGLRRYLRQRRLEMPLAMANTWLITGTVLIICLLVITMLLPRPNAEYAISQMPLAAGSTEHDSSRMAVGKEGTRDDQAKNASGERSRPENDEQASEQKQSGSGTSSTSKNQSGAPANGESKLAGGKSGDGKKGDSQSGKSDGGSGKSEASKESQSTASSGEKAKSSQAQSSSENQSSAEKSNSSQTAQSQNLQEQKSDQSKQESSQSQGETSPPETPSTPDVSFVSDSLAALFKWIFYGAVILTAAWWAWQHREELLAWLLAFLTGWRDLWGLLGRRRDRKQAEVIPPAPRHKSFYDYTDPFASGQAGQFSPAELVRYTFEAFEAWARDNGWPRDADQTAYEFARKVGGHAEEVAKPARALAELYSRAAYAPGTLPAASVEHLRSLWQTLRERQPVGY; encoded by the coding sequence ATGGTTCGCCGCTTCAAACCAACGCTGTTCGATTACATGGTGATCGCCATTAACCCGGCGCTCATCATGATGCTGATTGGCAGCCTGATTTATTTTCTGCTGGAAATGTTTTACCAAGGGCAATATCCCGGGCGGCTGCACTATTGTTTGACGCTGTTCATCTTTGCCGCAGTGCTTGTCTCGCGAATTTCGATGGAAGAAGGGTGGGATCATGCGGCCCCGTTTGGCGCGGCCTTGGCCATCGTTATTTGTTTGGCAATGCACCGGTTTGTGAGTTACGACGGAAGCCGCTTCGAAACGATCGGCTGGCTCATTAATTACGGGCTGATTGCCATTATTTGGTGGTGCGCCATTCAACTCACGTGGGACTGCACGCTGATTGACGAAACGCAGGACGCTTCCGGCGAAGGGCTGCTGCAAGCCGTGGGATTGGATCGGGAGAGCCGCGGTGATCAAGCTGAAACCGACGTTGCGGAAAAAACAAATGAAACCGCGGGAAGCGAATCTACAAAGCCGCGACCGGTGGTCGCGCCAGCCGAAGCTGAAAAGAAAGCCCACGGTCAGCCAACGGATCGCCCGTTCGACGACGACATGGCCTGGTCGACCGAGAAAAAGCCCGCAAAAAAACCTGCTAAAAAATCCAGTGATGAAAAATCGTGGTGGGATAAATTTCTGGAACGCCGCCGCCGCCCTCATGCGCCGGGCGTGTGGGTTGTGTATTTCTCATTAGCGGCGCTGCCGATTTTCGGCATCGGTCAGGTTTTCATTCCCACGACCAACACCGGCAGCCGCAGATATACGTTCGTGTTGTTGTGCGTGTACGTGGCCACCGGCCTGGGATTGCTGATGACCACCAGCTTCTTGGGCTTGCGGCGATATTTACGGCAGCGGCGCCTGGAGATGCCGCTGGCCATGGCGAACACGTGGTTAATTACAGGCACCGTGTTAATTATCTGCCTACTCGTGATCACGATGTTGCTGCCACGGCCGAATGCGGAATATGCCATTTCGCAAATGCCGCTCGCTGCTGGATCGACGGAGCACGATTCGTCGCGAATGGCCGTCGGAAAAGAAGGCACGCGCGATGATCAGGCGAAAAACGCCTCCGGCGAGCGCAGCCGGCCCGAAAACGATGAGCAAGCCAGCGAGCAAAAGCAAAGTGGCTCGGGAACTAGCAGCACGAGCAAAAATCAATCGGGCGCGCCGGCTAATGGCGAGTCGAAACTTGCCGGTGGTAAATCGGGCGATGGTAAAAAAGGCGACTCGCAATCGGGAAAATCTGACGGCGGAAGCGGCAAGAGCGAAGCGTCAAAAGAGAGTCAGTCGACCGCCTCCAGCGGCGAGAAAGCGAAAAGTTCACAAGCCCAGTCCAGCTCAGAAAACCAGTCCAGCGCAGAAAAATCGAACAGCTCGCAGACGGCCCAATCGCAAAATCTGCAGGAGCAAAAGTCGGATCAATCGAAGCAGGAATCGAGCCAATCACAAGGGGAAACTTCGCCGCCGGAAACGCCGTCCACGCCCGATGTTTCGTTCGTTAGCGATTCGCTGGCGGCGCTTTTTAAATGGATATTTTACGGTGCGGTCATTCTGACTGCGGCGTGGTGGGCCTGGCAGCATCGAGAGGAATTGCTGGCCTGGCTGCTGGCGTTTCTCACAGGCTGGCGCGATTTGTGGGGGCTGTTGGGCCGACGGCGAGATCGCAAACAAGCAGAGGTGATTCCGCCGGCCCCGCGGCATAAATCTTTTTACGATTACACCGATCCGTTTGCTTCCGGCCAGGCCGGACAGTTTTCTCCCGCCGAGCTTGTGCGTTACACATTCGAAGCCTTTGAAGCCTGGGCCCGAGACAACGGCTGGCCACGCGACGCCGACCAAACCGCCTACGAGTTCGCGCGGAAAGTGGGGGGCCATGCGGAAGAAGTCGCGAAGCCGGCCCGCGCGTTGGCCGAATTGTACAGCCGTGCCGCTTATGCCCCGGGCACACTGCCGGCTGCGAGCGTGGAGCATTTGCGCTCTTTGTGGCAAACTCTGCGCGAGCGCCAGCCCGTAGGGTATTGA
- a CDS encoding DUF58 domain-containing protein, translating to MRWFAGAVLILLFSLAFGLGLLTYAMYALLGIMLVSRVLSRVWIESLAAQRECNRLSASIGDRVAVNISVQNRGAIPIAWLLMEDLLPIAALIYKPPNLGVEGRRLQLLMLRSRGRGILLYTLQCNRRGYYQIGPLVLETGDLFGLHRRYRVATEPHFLLVYPQVIPLSGYDIASRRPIGEIRLQHRLYEDPTRIGGVRRYEAGDPMNRVHWRATARTGVLHSKVYEASTIAGATLLLDFHKDSYAAKDEPYRSELAITATASLANSVYEMGQQIGFICNGRDAADRIRQEGWSADDYRTRSAARKAAGMLEKSDRLQPLVIPTRRGPEQLMQILQTLARAELTDGFDFAHLVTETISRMPRDATVVAILPTASAATILALQMLHRRGFAVSAILNFYDDYEFGVAAATLTASGISVQHLKDEVSVTDVCRQFALR from the coding sequence ATGCGTTGGTTTGCCGGCGCCGTATTGATCTTGCTGTTTTCGCTGGCTTTCGGCCTGGGCCTGCTGACTTATGCCATGTACGCGCTATTGGGCATTATGTTAGTCAGCCGCGTGCTTAGCCGGGTGTGGATTGAAAGTCTGGCGGCGCAGAGAGAGTGCAATCGCCTTTCGGCCAGCATTGGCGATCGGGTGGCCGTGAACATCAGCGTGCAAAATCGGGGCGCGATACCCATTGCGTGGCTGCTGATGGAAGATTTGCTTCCCATCGCAGCGCTAATTTACAAGCCGCCCAACTTGGGCGTCGAAGGACGCCGCTTGCAACTGCTGATGCTCCGTAGCCGTGGTCGGGGCATCTTGCTCTATACGCTCCAGTGCAATCGCCGCGGATATTATCAAATTGGACCGCTCGTGCTGGAAACGGGAGATTTGTTCGGCCTGCACCGGCGGTATCGGGTAGCCACCGAGCCGCATTTTTTGCTCGTGTATCCGCAAGTGATTCCACTTTCGGGTTACGACATTGCTTCGCGCCGGCCGATTGGCGAAATTCGCTTGCAGCATCGGCTGTACGAGGACCCAACGCGGATTGGCGGTGTACGGCGATATGAGGCGGGCGATCCGATGAACCGTGTTCATTGGCGCGCCACCGCCCGAACCGGTGTGCTGCACAGCAAGGTGTACGAGGCATCGACCATTGCCGGGGCGACGTTGCTTTTGGATTTTCATAAAGATTCCTACGCTGCCAAAGATGAACCGTATCGATCGGAACTGGCGATTACGGCGACCGCTTCGCTAGCCAATTCGGTGTACGAAATGGGGCAGCAAATCGGCTTCATTTGCAATGGGCGTGACGCCGCCGACCGCATTCGGCAAGAAGGCTGGTCCGCGGACGATTACCGTACTCGCAGCGCTGCTCGAAAGGCCGCGGGCATGCTCGAAAAGAGCGATCGCTTGCAGCCGCTGGTGATTCCCACACGGCGCGGGCCCGAACAATTGATGCAGATTTTGCAAACCTTGGCTCGGGCGGAATTGACCGACGGATTTGATTTTGCGCATCTGGTCACGGAAACCATCAGCCGCATGCCGCGTGACGCCACGGTGGTGGCGATTTTGCCCACGGCCAGCGCAGCGACCATTTTGGCGCTGCAAATGCTGCATCGCCGCGGCTTTGCCGTTTCGGCGATTTTGAATTTTTACGACGATTACGAATTTGGCGTAGCCGCCGCCACACTGACGGCTAGCGGCATCAGCGTACAGCATTTGAAAGATGAAGTTTCGGTCACCGATGTTTGCCGACAGTTTGCACTCCGCTGA
- a CDS encoding MoxR family ATPase: MVEVTTTAKKIIANVEQAIVGKRQQIVLSLVAWFSEGHILLEDVPGVAKTMLARALAASIGCSFKRIQCTPDLLPTDVTGVSVFNQKSTEFEFRPGPIFAQLVLADEINRATPRTQAALLEAMAESRVTVDGQTHTLAPPFLVIGTQNPIDHEGTFPLPEAQLDRFLIRFSLGYPTPEEEIKMLDMLKQVHPLSQLKAVTSAEEIIACQQAVRQIHVDDKVRRYIVEIIHRTRQNEDLALGASPRASLALFRASQAMAAMLGRNFVQPDDIKRVATAILVHRVILRPESRLRKITAAKVIEETISETPVPTMQPQTGRAVFEP; encoded by the coding sequence ATGGTAGAAGTCACTACGACGGCGAAAAAAATTATCGCCAATGTCGAACAAGCGATTGTCGGCAAGCGGCAACAAATTGTGCTTTCGCTTGTCGCCTGGTTTTCCGAAGGGCATATTCTGCTGGAAGATGTCCCCGGTGTCGCCAAAACCATGCTAGCCCGGGCGTTGGCGGCGAGCATTGGCTGCTCGTTCAAGCGTATTCAGTGTACGCCCGACCTGTTGCCAACCGACGTGACGGGCGTTTCGGTGTTCAACCAGAAATCGACGGAGTTTGAATTCCGGCCGGGCCCCATTTTCGCGCAACTGGTGCTGGCCGACGAAATCAATCGCGCCACGCCCCGCACGCAGGCGGCATTGCTGGAAGCGATGGCCGAAAGCCGCGTCACGGTGGACGGCCAAACCCACACACTTGCGCCGCCGTTTTTGGTCATCGGCACGCAAAATCCCATCGATCATGAGGGGACATTTCCCCTGCCCGAAGCACAATTGGACCGGTTTCTGATACGGTTCAGCCTGGGTTACCCCACGCCGGAAGAAGAAATCAAAATGTTGGATATGTTGAAGCAGGTGCATCCGCTCTCACAATTGAAAGCGGTGACGTCAGCCGAGGAAATAATTGCCTGCCAACAAGCCGTGCGGCAAATTCATGTCGACGACAAAGTGCGGCGGTACATTGTGGAAATCATCCACCGCACCAGGCAGAACGAAGATTTAGCACTGGGAGCCAGTCCCCGGGCATCGCTGGCGCTGTTTCGCGCATCGCAAGCCATGGCGGCTATGCTGGGAAGGAATTTTGTTCAGCCCGATGACATCAAGCGCGTGGCCACGGCCATTTTGGTGCACCGTGTGATTTTGCGTCCCGAAAGCCGGCTCAGAAAAATCACCGCGGCCAAAGTCATCGAAGAGACCATTAGCGAAACGCCTGTACCGACCATGCAGCCCCAAACCGGGCGCGCGGTGTTTGAGCCGTAG
- a CDS encoding PEP-CTERM sorting domain-containing protein, which yields MKRHRVGSYSVRAYFLSLRTARRLFTAGIVLLAAVLAPTWVQASSISFAQFAEANPGGNLFSYLDNSTEAQFGTSTGGPLGATVPVNFTYLTVGGSLPADLLGNQNATLSMTSSTKGATTLLGGIVGNQMLTGAGTLSDTITITRNLPAAEGNNTRTNLLTLTFTGQLLGVINGRTPQLSSDTGLGAAFTVTYSSDFLTFNNSAEKDFSLTFSSWTNTGDGNGLAQDLISGFFASANASGAGTFDGTATVPEPATWLLGTIGVGLLLIARKQFRLLTLAKCLVHC from the coding sequence GTGAAGAGGCACCGTGTCGGATCGTACTCTGTCCGCGCATATTTTCTTTCTTTGCGCACAGCCCGGCGGTTGTTTACCGCGGGAATTGTTTTGTTGGCGGCTGTTCTGGCGCCGACGTGGGTTCAGGCGTCATCGATCAGCTTCGCCCAATTTGCGGAAGCGAATCCGGGCGGAAATTTATTTTCCTATCTGGATAACAGCACCGAGGCGCAATTTGGCACCAGCACTGGCGGACCGCTGGGCGCCACCGTTCCTGTGAACTTCACTTATCTGACTGTCGGGGGCTCGCTGCCGGCCGATTTGTTGGGAAATCAGAATGCCACACTGAGCATGACTTCCAGCACCAAAGGCGCGACCACGCTGCTGGGCGGAATTGTTGGAAATCAAATGCTTACCGGGGCCGGAACACTAAGCGACACCATTACCATTACCCGCAACTTGCCGGCGGCGGAAGGCAACAACACGCGCACCAACTTGCTCACGTTAACTTTCACCGGGCAACTGCTGGGGGTGATTAACGGCCGTACGCCGCAGCTCAGCAGCGACACCGGATTAGGAGCTGCATTCACAGTGACTTACAGTTCCGACTTTTTAACATTCAATAATTCGGCGGAGAAAGATTTTTCGCTGACGTTCAGCTCCTGGACCAACACTGGCGATGGCAACGGTCTAGCGCAAGACCTTATCAGTGGTTTCTTCGCCTCCGCCAATGCCAGCGGTGCCGGCACATTTGACGGAACCGCCACCGTGCCGGAGCCCGCAACCTGGCTGCTTGGCACGATTGGCGTGGGCCTGCTGCTCATTGCCAGGAAGCAGTTTCGGCTGCTGACCTTGGCGAAATGCCTTGTCCATTGCTAA
- a CDS encoding WD40 repeat domain-containing protein — MGPSIVHFCNFGLCARRWLHAALLLAVSLALCAQSAAQSPAEFLEPAPAPPHEFNVDKQAKKNIKPLRELVGHHDRINSVQFVPPDGKQAVSCSDDGTLRLWQLEDGREVRSITGLEGQLKALVVLAGSKQVITAGSSKVLYVCNLETGTVEQSLAGPTSCIVHLGVTVDRNYVVALDDAGNAYTWKLTDASPQCTPLPKHPAATGPLFSIRFSPDGKTLWATGDFLDVCRWSVGDWTPLEKVTLQSASPNRNFAISTNGKFLLTATHHTFCTAAQIPDSDKFDTSIRVMHVSSLSNIERVLPIGSDYFALLGGDGAIEFWRAKDEQFAGQFPMPVSAVTATTFALRQHQSLTGHVNGKLYLWDVNCLRERPEDDVWTAANETRQWLQDKQFDKLTAKADEYRKTRGCFASGESTLSAFYINLNLPKDNDWAAFQALLDEWHTAKPDSIAPLVEKAEALVSEGWAARGSGWASTVTQEGWRTFHEKLNAALDVIADAEKLDEKDPELYRIQMIICMGISLPREQMDAAFKKGTDIDPFYFPLYEQAASARLPRWSGANGELADWASDTCDTLLDRGDEVYARIALSLAGYNTTDYFAEMQLDWNRIKRGLKPLLETYDDSSYIAGRAGMLALLKYDHEIAAKALPILGFHRQEVNLLGSGIQLRRWQKWAEADEAAGDEEKLIVVDPKGVSCAALSADGRYLVTEGDGYGIQFRFWDTSTWQPFRQEPTFGRDSTVMALHPSEPMIAVAGGPIAQAQAGVRAGLSFGLELCDFSKGQQDFAALLGHNDVIQALAFSPDGALLASGGKDRLVCLRKIPLEAHADTLNLPSEVMGVVFTADGKTLAVATKNDGVTLWDVPSRKQIDKLPDAAAKYVSGKALATSHNGLKFAYLNADRRVTIYDWQAKANISTLRHVGGETLVIAFSSDDKLLATAGDSAKVQLWDVATGKELHGFFGHFQPIRNLFFLPDGNKLVSVADDATLRVWDISAYAGN, encoded by the coding sequence ATGGGCCCCTCCATCGTCCATTTCTGCAATTTTGGCCTGTGTGCGCGACGGTGGTTGCACGCCGCCTTGCTGTTGGCGGTTAGTTTGGCACTGTGCGCACAATCGGCAGCTCAATCGCCAGCCGAGTTTTTAGAACCCGCGCCGGCCCCACCACACGAATTCAATGTCGACAAGCAAGCCAAGAAAAATATCAAGCCGCTGCGCGAACTGGTGGGGCATCACGATCGCATCAACAGCGTGCAATTTGTTCCTCCTGATGGCAAACAAGCGGTTTCCTGCTCCGATGACGGAACTTTGCGGCTGTGGCAATTGGAAGACGGTCGCGAAGTGCGCAGCATCACGGGCCTGGAGGGCCAATTAAAAGCGTTGGTCGTTCTCGCAGGCAGCAAACAAGTCATCACGGCCGGATCCAGTAAAGTTCTGTATGTTTGCAATTTGGAAACGGGAACCGTGGAGCAATCGTTAGCAGGCCCAACGAGCTGCATCGTTCATTTGGGCGTCACGGTCGACCGCAACTACGTCGTGGCGCTGGACGACGCGGGCAACGCTTATACCTGGAAGCTGACCGATGCATCGCCGCAATGCACGCCGCTGCCAAAACATCCGGCCGCAACCGGCCCTCTGTTTTCCATTCGGTTCAGCCCTGATGGAAAAACATTGTGGGCCACCGGCGATTTTCTTGATGTCTGCCGCTGGTCGGTCGGCGATTGGACGCCGCTGGAAAAAGTTACTCTGCAAAGCGCCAGCCCGAACCGGAATTTCGCCATTTCCACTAACGGCAAGTTCCTGCTGACGGCCACCCATCACACCTTTTGCACGGCGGCACAAATTCCCGATTCTGATAAGTTCGACACCTCCATCCGTGTGATGCACGTCAGCAGCTTGTCCAACATCGAACGAGTGCTGCCGATCGGCAGCGATTACTTTGCGCTGCTCGGCGGCGACGGTGCCATTGAATTCTGGCGCGCTAAGGACGAGCAATTCGCCGGACAATTTCCCATGCCGGTTTCCGCCGTAACGGCAACCACGTTTGCGCTTCGGCAGCACCAATCGCTGACGGGGCACGTCAACGGTAAATTGTATTTGTGGGACGTGAATTGCCTGCGCGAACGGCCGGAAGATGACGTGTGGACCGCCGCGAACGAAACGCGCCAATGGCTGCAAGACAAGCAATTCGACAAACTCACAGCCAAGGCCGACGAATATCGCAAAACGCGCGGCTGCTTTGCCAGTGGCGAATCGACGCTGTCGGCGTTCTACATCAACCTCAACCTGCCGAAAGATAACGATTGGGCCGCTTTTCAGGCTCTGCTGGACGAGTGGCACACTGCAAAGCCCGATTCTATTGCGCCACTGGTCGAGAAAGCCGAGGCTTTGGTGAGCGAAGGCTGGGCGGCGCGAGGCAGCGGCTGGGCGAGCACGGTTACTCAGGAAGGGTGGCGCACTTTTCACGAAAAGTTGAATGCGGCGCTGGACGTCATTGCAGACGCCGAAAAACTGGACGAGAAAGATCCGGAACTGTATCGCATTCAAATGATCATTTGCATGGGCATTAGTCTTCCCCGCGAGCAAATGGATGCGGCTTTCAAAAAGGGAACCGACATCGACCCGTTTTACTTCCCATTGTACGAGCAGGCGGCTTCCGCTCGGCTGCCGCGCTGGAGTGGCGCAAATGGTGAATTGGCCGACTGGGCCAGCGACACGTGCGATACGCTTTTGGACCGCGGCGACGAAGTGTATGCCCGCATTGCCTTATCGCTGGCAGGCTATAACACGACCGATTACTTTGCCGAAATGCAGCTCGATTGGAATCGCATCAAGCGCGGCCTGAAACCGCTGTTGGAAACATACGACGATTCCAGTTACATCGCCGGTCGGGCAGGCATGCTGGCCCTGCTGAAGTACGATCACGAAATCGCCGCCAAAGCGCTGCCGATTTTGGGGTTCCATCGGCAAGAGGTCAACCTATTGGGTTCGGGAATACAATTGCGCCGTTGGCAAAAGTGGGCCGAGGCCGACGAGGCTGCTGGCGACGAGGAAAAGTTGATTGTCGTCGATCCCAAGGGCGTTTCTTGTGCGGCGCTGTCGGCGGACGGACGTTATTTGGTGACCGAAGGGGATGGTTACGGAATTCAATTCCGCTTCTGGGACACCAGTACGTGGCAGCCGTTCCGCCAGGAGCCGACGTTCGGTCGCGATTCAACCGTCATGGCGCTGCATCCCAGCGAGCCCATGATTGCCGTAGCCGGCGGACCCATTGCTCAGGCGCAAGCGGGCGTGCGGGCCGGTCTTTCGTTTGGCCTGGAATTGTGCGATTTTTCCAAAGGCCAGCAAGATTTCGCGGCCCTGCTGGGACATAACGACGTGATTCAAGCATTGGCGTTTTCTCCCGATGGCGCGCTGCTGGCCAGCGGCGGGAAAGATCGCCTCGTCTGCTTGCGAAAAATTCCGCTGGAAGCGCACGCCGACACGCTCAATCTGCCTTCTGAAGTTATGGGCGTTGTTTTCACCGCCGACGGAAAAACTTTGGCGGTGGCCACAAAAAACGACGGCGTCACGCTATGGGACGTCCCCTCGAGAAAACAAATCGACAAGCTGCCGGACGCCGCCGCCAAATACGTCAGCGGCAAGGCCCTGGCCACCTCCCACAATGGCTTGAAATTCGCTTACCTGAATGCGGACCGCCGTGTGACCATTTACGATTGGCAAGCGAAAGCGAACATCTCTACCCTCCGGCATGTCGGCGGCGAAACATTGGTCATCGCTTTTTCGTCCGACGATAAACTATTGGCCACCGCCGGCGATTCCGCCAAAGTGCAACTCTGGGATGTCGCCACCGGCAAGGAGTTGCACGGCTTTTTCGGCCACTTCCAGCCCATCCGCAATCTCTTCTTTTTACCCGATGGAAACAAATTGGTTTCCGTGGCCGACGACGCCACGCTGCGTGTCTGGGATATTTCCGCCTATGCCGGAAACTAG
- a CDS encoding zinc ribbon domain-containing protein gives MRLLVACPQCKRQYDATQLGVGTRFHCRCGQVLTVQSPQAHAAAVTCCSHCGAPRPEGALSCAYCGAEFTLHDRDLDTVCPHCFARVSNQARFCEFCGTAIHPEMSAGETSQLICPACGEGHTLTSRAYGNVSALECQRCAGLWLSNEAFKQLTDQAAKEGVQNDPRWTPALARAPQVDVPLPHDGVHYRPCVMCHQLMLKQNYSHSGVLVDVCGKHGVWLDADALPRIIDWIHAGGLVWMNNQAAQRQAAEQARQQSQAKAEAELIESNIQPARPSRNFDLGGSVVARIIRWVLGIFS, from the coding sequence ATGCGTCTGCTTGTCGCCTGTCCGCAATGCAAGCGCCAGTATGATGCAACCCAACTCGGGGTGGGCACGCGCTTCCATTGCCGTTGTGGGCAAGTACTCACGGTGCAATCGCCGCAGGCCCATGCCGCGGCGGTGACGTGCTGTTCGCACTGCGGTGCCCCACGGCCAGAAGGCGCGCTGAGCTGCGCCTATTGCGGGGCCGAGTTTACACTGCACGATCGCGATTTGGATACCGTTTGCCCGCACTGCTTTGCGCGGGTGAGCAACCAGGCTCGGTTTTGCGAGTTTTGCGGAACGGCGATTCATCCGGAAATGTCGGCGGGCGAAACTTCGCAGTTGATTTGTCCAGCCTGCGGCGAAGGGCACACCCTTACCAGCCGGGCCTACGGCAACGTTTCTGCCCTGGAGTGCCAGCGCTGTGCCGGTTTGTGGCTGAGCAACGAAGCATTCAAGCAGCTCACCGACCAGGCAGCGAAGGAAGGCGTGCAGAACGATCCGCGTTGGACGCCAGCGCTGGCTCGCGCGCCGCAAGTCGACGTGCCCCTTCCCCACGATGGCGTACATTACCGACCGTGCGTGATGTGCCATCAACTGATGTTGAAGCAAAATTACAGCCATAGCGGCGTACTCGTTGATGTGTGCGGCAAGCACGGAGTATGGCTTGATGCGGATGCCTTGCCGCGGATTATCGATTGGATTCATGCCGGCGGACTGGTGTGGATGAACAACCAAGCGGCGCAGCGGCAGGCCGCAGAGCAAGCCCGACAGCAATCCCAGGCCAAGGCGGAGGCGGAATTGATTGAAAGCAATATTCAGCCTGCTCGTCCCTCCCGAAATTTTGACTTGGGAGGGAGCGTGGTGGCACGAATTATTCGCTGGGTGCTGGGCATTTTCTCCTGA
- a CDS encoding VOC family protein, with protein MEGNLEAAKQFYEGTLGCKEFWRGAKSPDALSWVNERVPEGTGYLELMLYAQLPDADKRGGQHHLCLEVPDVEAAQKTLEGRAEKINYTRPMQIQTGVNRKRQMNIYDPDGTRVELMEPQTIDGVPAPSSMAPLPHPTQKP; from the coding sequence TTGGAGGGGAACCTGGAAGCCGCCAAGCAATTTTACGAGGGAACTCTGGGCTGCAAAGAATTTTGGCGGGGAGCGAAAAGCCCGGACGCTTTGTCGTGGGTGAACGAACGAGTGCCCGAGGGCACTGGATATTTGGAACTGATGCTGTACGCGCAGCTACCCGATGCCGATAAGCGCGGCGGCCAGCACCATTTGTGTCTGGAAGTTCCCGACGTGGAAGCGGCGCAGAAAACTTTGGAAGGGCGGGCCGAAAAAATCAATTACACGCGGCCCATGCAAATTCAGACGGGCGTGAATCGCAAGCGGCAAATGAATATTTACGATCCCGACGGCACGAGAGTGGAATTGATGGAGCCGCAAACGATTGACGGCGTGCCGGCTCCATCATCGATGGCTCCGCTTCCGCATCCGACACAAAAGCCCTGA